The following proteins are co-located in the Pochonia chlamydosporia 170 chromosome 6, whole genome shotgun sequence genome:
- a CDS encoding transcriptional elongation protein Spt4 (similar to Metarhizium acridum CQMa 102 XP_007806791.1), with protein sequence MSNFVTPGQQRYLRACMVCSIVMTYSRFRDEGCPNCEEFLHLAGSQDQIESCTSQVFEGLITLANPAKSWVAKWQRLDGYVAGVYAIKVSGQLPDEMRSTLEEEYRIQYIPRDGTETEADA encoded by the exons ATGTCCAACTTCGTCACGCCCGGCCAGCAGCGCTACCTACGCGCCTGCATGGTCTGCTCCATCGTCATGACCTACTCG CGCTTCCGTGACGAAGGATGCCCGAACTGTGAAGAATTCCTGCACCTCGCTGGCTCGCAGGACCAGATCGAGAGCTGCACGTCCCAGGTCTTCGAGGGACTCATCACGCTTGCGAACCCGGCTAAGTCGTGGGTTGCCAAGTGGCAGCGCTTGGATGGCTACGTGGCGGGTGTTTATGCGATCAAGGTGTCGGGCCAGTTGCCGGATGAGATGCGCTCCACGCTCGAGGAGGAGTATAGGATACAATACATTCC GAGAGATGGTACGGAGACGGAGGCGGATGCATAG